The DNA window CAAACCGAAAGCGGCCAACATTCGCCGTGTCATCATCTTCCTTTACTGCCGATCAAATCAGCTTGCGCACTGCCAGAGCCAGAAAGATGATGCAGGTGAGCCAGACGGCAAGGATGAAGATCAATCCGGCCCGGCTGGAAGGGCGTTCGATCCGCCTTGCCGCCTCCACGCGAAGCGCGGCCATCACCTCTGCCGGAACAAGACGTGTCGCCAGCAGGATGCCGAGCGGAACGATGACGAGATCGTCGAGATAGCCGAGCACGGGAATGAAATCGGGGATCAGATCGATCGGCGAAAGCGCGTACGCCGCGACGGCGCCGACGACCGCTTTCGCATACCAGGGGACCCGACGGTCCCGGGCGGCGAGCCACAGTGCAACGATGTCACGCTTCAGTGACTTTGCCCAGTTTTTGGCTTTTGATATCAGCTGCATGGCCAATCTTCCTGAATCAAATTCGGCGCGCCTTCAGGACATTTCCTTGCCTTATTCTTCCATGCTTCCGCCCTCTTTCCTTTCTAGCGTCGGGCCGCAGAGCAGGATGATTTTAGGCCGGTTCGGCCTAAATTCTGATTCCTGTTCGCAGTTAAATAGTTAGAGCATGATGTCGCCTGAAAACCGCTCACACTTTTCGGCATCATGCTCTACAACGTTGCTCAAGAGGATTCAAAAGGGATACCCATGCAAGGCCTGTTCAAGCGCGCCTCCGTTTCGCTGTTCGCTCTCATGCTCGTCCTGCCGGCTGCGGCCCAGGCGCAGACGGCAAAGACCGTGCCTGAGAGCCAGATGCAGATGCAGCTCTCCTTCGCGCCGCTGGTCAAGCAGACCTCGGGCGCCGTCGTCAATGTCTACGCGGAAAAGATTATCCAGCGTCAGTCTCCCTTTGCCGGCGATCCCTTCTTCGAGCAGTTTTTCGGCCAGCAGATGCCGAACCGCTCGGAAAAGCAGTCTTCGCTCGGTTCCGGCGTCATCGTCGAGGCGAATGGCACCGTAGTCACCAATAATCACGTCGTCGAAGGCGCCGACGACATCAAGGTGGCGCTCTCGGATGGCCGCGAATTCCCCTGCAAGGTGGTGCTGCGCGATGACCGCCTCGACCTCGCCGTTCTAAAAATCGACACCAAGGAGAGCTTCCCGACGCTGCCGATCGGCAATTCCGATACCGTCGAGGTCGGCGATCTCGTGCTGGCGATCGGCAATCCCTTCGGCGTCGGCCAGACGGTAACGAGCGGTATCGTCTCCGCACTTGCCCGCAACCAGGTGGTCAGGAACGAGTTCGGCTTCTTCATCCAGACCGACGCCTCGATCAATCCGGGCAATTCCGGCGGCGCGTTGATGAACATGAAGGGCGAGCTGATCGGCATCAACACCGCGATCTTCTCGCGTGGCGGCGGCTCGAACGGCATTGGCTTCGCCATTCCCGCCAACCTCGTCAAGGTCTTCCTCGCTTCGGCCGATGCCGGCGTCAAATCCTTCGAGCGGCCCTATGTCGGCGCAAGCTTCGATGCGGTGACGTCAGAGGTCGCAGAAGCACTTGGGCTCAACAAAGTGCTCGGCGCGCTGGTGGTCAAGGTTTCGGAAGGCGGGCCGGCGGCAAAGGCCGGACTGAAAGCCGGCCAGATTGTCACATCAGTGAACGGCATCGCCGTCGAGCATCCCGACGCACTGCTCTATCGCCTGACAACGGCCGGCCTCGGCAAAACGGTCAATCTTACCGTCATCGACAACGGCCACGAGGAGCAGTTGTCGCTTGCGCTTGCGCGCGCGCCGGAGACTTCGCCGCGCGATCAGCGCATCATCGGCGGGCGCACACCCTTTACCGGCGTTGTTGTCGAGAATCTTTCGCCGCGCGTCGCCGACGAGTTGCGCATGCCGCCTGAATCTGCCGGCGTCGTCGTTTCCGATGTCAAGGAGGACTCGCCGGCTGCCCGTCTCGGTTTCGAGCCCAAGGATATCATTGTCTCGATCAATGGCACGGAAGTGAAGTCGACCAGCGAACTTGTCGAAATTGCCAACAGCGACCCCGGCCTCTGGCGTGTGGAGATCGAGCGCGATGGGCAGCGGATACGGCAGTTCTTCCGATGAGCGATGATCTTTTCGCGCCGCGCGTTCCGGAGGAGGTTGCCGCCAGGCGGCCGCTCGCCGACCGGCTGCGGCCGAAGACGCTCGCCGATGTCACCGGTCAGGAACATCTGACCGGTGAGGACGGCGTGCTGAAACGCATGATCGAGAGCGGTTCCCTCGGTTCGATGATCTTCTGGGGTCCGCCCGGCACCGGCAAGACGACGGTAGCGCGGTTGCTATCCGGCGAGGCGGGGCTGGCCTTCGAGCAGATATCGGCCATCTTTTCCGGCGTCGCTGATCTGAAGAAAGTATTCGAGGCTGCCCGCATGCGACGCATGGATGGCCGTCAGACGCTGCTGTTCGTCGACGAGATCCATCGCTTCAACCGCGCCCAGCAGGACAGTTTTCTGCCTGTTATGGAGGACGGCACCGTCATCCTGGTTGGCGCCACCACCGAAAATCCGTCCTTCGAGCTCAACGCCGCACTTTTGTCGCGCGCCCGCGTTCTGACCTTCAAATCGCATGACGAGGAGAGTCTCGAGGAACTGCTGAAGCGCGCTGAGGCGATCGAGCAGAAGCCGTTGCCGCTGACCGAGGAGGCGCGCGGCAGCCTGATCCGCATGGCCGATGGCGACGGTCGTGCCGTGCTGACGCTTGCCGAAGAGGTCTGGCGTGCCGCGCGCGAGGGCGAGAGCTTCGACACTGAAGGCCTGACGCGCATCGTCCAACGCAGGGCTCCGGTCTATGACAAGGCACAGGACGGCCACTACAATCTGATTTCGGCGCTGCATAAGTCGGTCCGCGGTTCGGATCCGGATGCCGCCCTCTATTACCTCGCCCGCATGTTCGATGCCGGCGAGGATCCGCTCTACCTCGGCCGGCGTCTGGTGCGCATGGCGGTGGAGGATATCGGGCTTGCCGATCCACAGGCGCTGGTGATCTGCAACGCCGCCAAGGATGCTTATGACTACCTCGGCTCGCCGGAGGGGGAGCTGGCGCTGGCCCAGGCCTGCGTCTATCTTGCCACCGCGCCGAAATCGAATGCCGTCTATACCGCCTTCAAGGCGGCAAGCCTGGCCGCAAAGCAGAATGGTTCGCTGCTGCCCCCCAAGCATATCCTCAACGCGCCGACCAAGCTGATGAAGGGCGAGGGCTACGGCGAAGGTTATCGCTATGACCATGACGAACCGGACGCCTTTTCCGGCCAGGATTATTTCCCGGAGAAAATGGGCCGCCAGACCTTCTACGATCCACCCGAACGCGGTTTTGAACGCGATATTCGGAAGCGGCTGGAATGGTGGGCGAAGCTTCGCAAGGAGCGCAATCCGCGCTGACCTCGCCTGAATGTTAGGAGGAACGCGGCGTCTTCTGATTGGCTGGCGCGGCGATCACCTTGACGGTGGATTCGGCAAGGCCGTGATGGCCTTCCATATCGACGACGACATGCCAGTGGCCGCTTTCCGGAACGGCAAGCTTGACGGGCGACTTGCGCGCCACTCCGCCGATATACTTGAAATCGAGAACTTCGGTGAAGCGCTGGAAATTCGGCGCCGTCATCAGACGAACATTGTTCACCGCATTCAACGACACCTCGACGATCGCTCCGGCTCGCTGTTCCTTGAGATCGTAATGGGTGAAGCGGAAATTCGGTTTCGGCATTGGTCTCGCAGCGTCTGAAATCGTAGCGACGAGATTTTACCAGCTCGCGGGTTAATGAAAAGTTGGAAATCGGCCCTCCAGCCCATGCCGCCTGCTTGGGTCGGGAGAAATTTCGGCGGCGGTGTCGGAAAGGGATGATCGCCGCCGTCCTTGCGGTATCGATGCAAACTTGGAGCAAGGACATGTCGAAGATGACGCTGATTTCGATGGTTGCAACGGCTGCCGCATTCCTGGCCGCGCCGGATATATCAGTTGGCGGCGCTGCGCCTGTTGTCGAGGATCACAAGATCATCGCGCCGATCGTCAGGAAGGGAAGGGTGCCGGTCAACGGCATCGATTATTATTACGAGATCCGCGGCGAGGGCGAACCGCTGCTTCTGCTTCACGGCGGACTTGGGCAGATCGAGATGTTTAAGCCCGTCATGCCTGTCTTCACGGACCACCGGCAGGTGATCGCCGTCGATCTGCAGGGCCATGGCCGCACGCCCCTCGGCGACCGGCCGATCGAGCTTCCGGCAATAGGGGCCGATCTCGCGGTGCTGGTGAAGCAGCTCGGCTACGATAAGCTCGATGTCTTCGGCTATTCTTTCGGTGGCGGCGTGGCCCTCCACATGGCGGCGAACGCGCCGGACCAGGTGCGCCGCCTGGTGATCCTCTCGGCGCCCT is part of the Rhizobium bangladeshense genome and encodes:
- a CDS encoding replication-associated recombination protein A, which codes for MSDDLFAPRVPEEVAARRPLADRLRPKTLADVTGQEHLTGEDGVLKRMIESGSLGSMIFWGPPGTGKTTVARLLSGEAGLAFEQISAIFSGVADLKKVFEAARMRRMDGRQTLLFVDEIHRFNRAQQDSFLPVMEDGTVILVGATTENPSFELNAALLSRARVLTFKSHDEESLEELLKRAEAIEQKPLPLTEEARGSLIRMADGDGRAVLTLAEEVWRAAREGESFDTEGLTRIVQRRAPVYDKAQDGHYNLISALHKSVRGSDPDAALYYLARMFDAGEDPLYLGRRLVRMAVEDIGLADPQALVICNAAKDAYDYLGSPEGELALAQACVYLATAPKSNAVYTAFKAASLAAKQNGSLLPPKHILNAPTKLMKGEGYGEGYRYDHDEPDAFSGQDYFPEKMGRQTFYDPPERGFERDIRKRLEWWAKLRKERNPR
- a CDS encoding DegQ family serine endoprotease; amino-acid sequence: MQGLFKRASVSLFALMLVLPAAAQAQTAKTVPESQMQMQLSFAPLVKQTSGAVVNVYAEKIIQRQSPFAGDPFFEQFFGQQMPNRSEKQSSLGSGVIVEANGTVVTNNHVVEGADDIKVALSDGREFPCKVVLRDDRLDLAVLKIDTKESFPTLPIGNSDTVEVGDLVLAIGNPFGVGQTVTSGIVSALARNQVVRNEFGFFIQTDASINPGNSGGALMNMKGELIGINTAIFSRGGGSNGIGFAIPANLVKVFLASADAGVKSFERPYVGASFDAVTSEVAEALGLNKVLGALVVKVSEGGPAAKAGLKAGQIVTSVNGIAVEHPDALLYRLTTAGLGKTVNLTVIDNGHEEQLSLALARAPETSPRDQRIIGGRTPFTGVVVENLSPRVADELRMPPESAGVVVSDVKEDSPAARLGFEPKDIIVSINGTEVKSTSELVEIANSDPGLWRVEIERDGQRIRQFFR
- a CDS encoding YkvA family protein → MQLISKAKNWAKSLKRDIVALWLAARDRRVPWYAKAVVGAVAAYALSPIDLIPDFIPVLGYLDDLVIVPLGILLATRLVPAEVMAALRVEAARRIERPSSRAGLIFILAVWLTCIIFLALAVRKLI
- a CDS encoding alpha/beta fold hydrolase, whose product is MIAAVLAVSMQTWSKDMSKMTLISMVATAAAFLAAPDISVGGAAPVVEDHKIIAPIVRKGRVPVNGIDYYYEIRGEGEPLLLLHGGLGQIEMFKPVMPVFTDHRQVIAVDLQGHGRTPLGDRPIELPAIGADLAVLVKQLGYDKLDVFGYSFGGGVALHMAANAPDQVRRLVILSAPYAQNGFFPEMLPQQAAVGAGMAEMMKDTPMFLSYKAVAPDVSEFPKLLDAMGALMREPNEYGDAVAKLTMPVMLMYGDADMIRPEHIVDFYQKLGGGLRDAGWMRENMSKNRLAILPDLTHYETFASPLMANMAMTFLDGGGKAPNWAEQLGR
- a CDS encoding DUF1883 domain-containing protein, translated to MPKPNFRFTHYDLKEQRAGAIVEVSLNAVNNVRLMTAPNFQRFTEVLDFKYIGGVARKSPVKLAVPESGHWHVVVDMEGHHGLAESTVKVIAAPANQKTPRSS